A stretch of Phragmites australis chromosome 12, lpPhrAust1.1, whole genome shotgun sequence DNA encodes these proteins:
- the LOC133887202 gene encoding uncharacterized protein LOC133887202, which produces MNSMEKSMAELHGMLKTAEESIKKSSSHVMMVQKDSKKRKRKGKAKTSDEISSSKPKPVGKPKASPAASDTCHHCHKTGHWRRNCKLYLEELKKKKGSKTSSSGTEKD; this is translated from the coding sequence atgaacagcatggagaaaagcatggctgaattgcatgggatgctaaaaactgctgaggaaagcattaagaagagctctagtcatgtgatgatggttcaaaaggatagcaagaagagaaagcgcaagggtaaggctaaaacttcggatgagatctcgagttctaagcctaaacctgttggaaagcccaaggctagccctgccgcttctgacacttgccaccactgccataagactggtcattggcggaggaactgcaaattgtacttggaagaactcaaaaagaagaagggaagtaagacttcctcttcag